The following are encoded together in the Dickeya lacustris genome:
- the creA gene encoding protein CreA has translation MKKHLFLTAAALFFGMTAVRAEEIGSVDTAFKLLGPDHKIIVEAFDDPDVTNVTCYLSRAKTGGIKGGLGLAEDTSDAAISCQQVGPITLSDKITSSKGKGNVVFQQRTSLIFKKLQVVRFYDAKRNALVYLTYSDRVIDGSPKNALSAVPILPWSK, from the coding sequence ATGAAGAAACACCTGTTCTTGACGGCGGCGGCCCTGTTTTTTGGCATGACGGCCGTGCGTGCCGAGGAGATCGGTTCAGTGGATACGGCGTTTAAGCTGCTGGGCCCGGATCATAAAATTATTGTTGAGGCGTTTGATGATCCTGATGTTACGAATGTCACTTGTTATTTAAGCCGTGCGAAAACCGGAGGAATCAAGGGCGGATTGGGACTGGCTGAAGACACATCCGATGCGGCTATTTCTTGTCAGCAGGTTGGCCCGATTACGCTGAGTGATAAAATCACAAGCAGTAAGGGTAAAGGGAATGTGGTTTTTCAGCAGAGAACTTCGTTGATTTTTAAGAAATTACAGGTCGTTCGTTTCTATGACGCGAAACGTAATGCGCTGGTCTATCTGACCTATTCTGATCGTGTTATCGATGGTTCACCGAAGAATGCACTCAGTGCGGTGCCGATTTTACCCTGGAGTAAATAA